Proteins encoded in a region of the Methanobrevibacter millerae genome:
- a CDS encoding MATE family efflux transporter: protein MNYARNYNLLNSKFKELLFPTLLTSIAGNFAMLIDAFFISLFMGSTFLSVVQTMEPFVCFINTVYWLIGFGGSILCNLAKAEFDKKKSNELFSVSIIGILLISIIITILSFIFQDMIIQFLCHSPNMKQYFAQYFNLYLVGIVFECYKIVLAYFIRNDDFVQLQFQTFMLSNIVNITFDIVFMKILNYGIGGAALATSLGSIVGAIYISVYFFKSSRTLKIIKVKSSKIFGYLVDICRTGFSSASITLYIMLKFLVLNAIIAGILGEIGLVALNMCYNATFLVEIFILGTTQSILPITTVYYKEKDYSGVDYVIKKSVKLVMGFGIFFNALLCIFPQIVLFIFNMHNPEHVPIAMNAIRIVSFSFLSFAINYLYIFYAQSIENDRLANMISLLQGLVFPVVFATVLSHIWGSNGFWFALVLSELATVAVTFIYSRWIVRKSNGEYTGFFLNRKNAEGEVFEFTIEGNIEDAVNISKEVQEFFSGNELSALIGMAVEDMIIHILESNDKVDLIDSVIRNDEDSILISIKYSGKAINLLAEDNPESNISILKKLSDNIDYSEILGLNNVVITIKK, encoded by the coding sequence ATGAATTATGCAAGAAATTATAATTTACTGAACTCCAAATTCAAGGAATTGCTCTTTCCGACATTGCTGACTTCAATTGCTGGAAACTTTGCCATGCTCATTGACGCATTTTTCATAAGCCTTTTTATGGGATCCACATTTTTATCTGTTGTTCAGACTATGGAGCCCTTTGTTTGCTTTATAAATACCGTATATTGGCTGATAGGTTTTGGAGGAAGCATACTATGTAACCTTGCAAAAGCGGAATTCGATAAAAAGAAAAGTAATGAACTCTTTTCGGTATCTATAATTGGAATCTTGCTGATTTCAATTATCATAACAATATTGTCATTTATATTTCAGGATATGATTATCCAGTTTCTGTGTCATTCTCCAAATATGAAACAGTATTTCGCACAATATTTTAACCTGTATCTTGTAGGTATTGTATTTGAATGCTATAAGATTGTTCTGGCTTATTTCATCAGAAACGATGATTTTGTCCAGCTTCAGTTTCAAACATTCATGTTGTCCAATATTGTAAATATAACTTTTGATATTGTTTTCATGAAAATTTTAAACTATGGAATAGGAGGCGCTGCACTTGCTACATCATTAGGCAGTATTGTAGGGGCAATATACATTTCAGTTTACTTTTTTAAATCCAGCAGGACATTAAAGATTATTAAGGTTAAATCTTCAAAGATTTTTGGCTATTTGGTCGATATCTGCAGGACAGGTTTTTCATCTGCTTCAATTACCTTGTACATTATGCTTAAATTTCTGGTTTTAAATGCAATAATTGCAGGGATTTTAGGAGAAATTGGACTTGTTGCATTGAATATGTGTTATAATGCAACATTTTTAGTTGAAATATTCATTTTAGGTACGACACAATCAATTTTACCGATTACCACTGTATATTATAAGGAAAAAGATTATAGTGGTGTTGATTATGTCATTAAAAAGTCAGTTAAACTAGTTATGGGATTTGGAATCTTTTTCAATGCACTGTTGTGCATATTCCCTCAGATAGTGCTTTTCATATTCAATATGCACAATCCTGAGCATGTTCCGATTGCAATGAATGCAATTAGAATAGTTTCATTCAGCTTTTTGAGTTTTGCAATTAATTATCTGTATATTTTCTACGCCCAGTCAATTGAAAACGACAGACTGGCCAATATGATATCACTGCTTCAGGGTTTGGTTTTCCCGGTCGTGTTTGCGACTGTCTTATCCCATATCTGGGGAAGCAACGGATTTTGGTTTGCACTGGTGTTAAGTGAATTAGCAACAGTCGCTGTAACTTTCATCTATTCCAGATGGATTGTCCGTAAATCTAACGGTGAATATACTGGATTTTTCCTAAACAGGAAAAATGCTGAAGGAGAAGTGTTCGAGTTTACAATCGAGGGAAATATTGAAGATGCAGTTAACATTTCAAAAGAGGTCCAGGAATTCTTTTCAGGCAATGAACTGTCAGCTCTGATTGGTATGGCCGTTGAAGATATGATAATCCATATCCTTGAAAGCAATGATAAAGTGGATTTGATTGATTCCGTTATCAGAAATGATGAGGATTCGATTTTGATTTCAATCAAATATTCCGGAAAGGCAATAAATCTTTTGGCAGAGGACAATCCCGAATCAAACATTTCCATATTGAAAAAATTGTCAGACAACATCGATTACTCAGAGATATTGGGACTGAACAATGTTGTAATAACAATCAAAAAGTAA
- a CDS encoding ATP-grasp domain-containing protein: MRNIVVVQCKSTGINYIQDIIDRNCNPVILEMNAFSDTEEAEMHLKEVRSGYNLINADYDLIYEKDTYEETLEMVKKLDPLVIVPGTEDGVILATKLANDLNLLCNPIENLDAITLKNEMHKRLAENNLRSIRGRIVTSVEEAIEYYDSQHLDEVVIKPQYSFCSVGVRICSNKEEMIKSLHELFNSTNAYGTELDELLIQERIRGEEYVVNLMSCNGVHRVTTIWKYHKIKTHEGGHVYDYDETINELGIGEAELVEYAYDVADALGIKYGPVHGEYMIDEKGPVLIEVNCRPHGGNLDAKFLDRISGQHETDSSLDSYLNPDKFHQDRQKPYKLYAHGVLKSIIVPKDITAKSSPLQNIGKNLKSHHRTLIGQIEDSQFFLKTQDIETSPGDIYLVHEDKNQVMKDLEFLRSLEQRAFQLVLSEETHENANIDDLSYLNDIKSIVNNLKPYGTILLVTDTFFDDLSIVQTDAEGLDKIDGEFDCVLINLNKSIANESDEKIAALLLKTLKTVKVGGGIYIPKTTYDHIPNGRLGAEALVKFMNFKIELPVHKLPRMLIASKK, encoded by the coding sequence ATGAGAAATATTGTTGTTGTTCAATGCAAATCCACAGGAATTAATTATATTCAAGACATAATTGACAGAAATTGCAACCCAGTTATTTTGGAAATGAATGCATTTAGTGATACTGAGGAAGCTGAGATGCATTTAAAAGAAGTCAGAAGTGGATACAATTTGATAAATGCTGATTATGATTTGATTTATGAAAAGGACACATATGAAGAAACTCTTGAAATGGTTAAAAAACTTGATCCATTAGTTATTGTTCCGGGAACTGAAGATGGAGTTATATTGGCAACAAAATTGGCAAATGACTTGAATCTATTGTGCAATCCCATTGAAAACTTGGATGCCATAACCTTAAAAAACGAAATGCACAAGAGGCTGGCCGAAAATAACCTTCGCTCAATAAGAGGTCGCATCGTAACTAGTGTTGAAGAGGCCATTGAATATTATGACAGCCAACATCTAGATGAAGTTGTAATAAAGCCACAATACAGCTTCTGTTCTGTGGGTGTGAGAATCTGCTCAAATAAGGAGGAAATGATAAAATCCCTACATGAACTATTCAATTCAACAAATGCCTATGGAACTGAATTGGATGAGCTTCTAATTCAGGAACGCATTAGAGGTGAGGAGTATGTTGTAAATCTCATGTCCTGCAATGGCGTTCATCGAGTAACAACCATCTGGAAGTATCACAAAATCAAGACCCATGAAGGCGGCCATGTCTATGACTATGACGAAACGATAAATGAATTGGGAATTGGAGAAGCGGAACTTGTCGAATATGCTTATGATGTTGCCGATGCTTTGGGCATCAAATACGGTCCAGTTCATGGAGAATACATGATTGATGAAAAGGGACCCGTATTGATAGAAGTGAATTGCCGTCCTCATGGAGGCAATCTTGATGCAAAATTCCTTGACAGGATTTCTGGACAGCATGAAACCGACAGTTCACTTGATTCATATTTAAATCCAGATAAATTCCATCAGGACCGCCAAAAGCCCTATAAATTATATGCACATGGTGTTTTAAAGTCAATAATCGTGCCAAAAGACATTACCGCCAAGTCATCCCCATTGCAAAATATTGGAAAAAACCTGAAAAGTCATCACAGGACTTTAATAGGCCAAATTGAGGATTCACAATTTTTCCTAAAGACACAAGATATAGAAACAAGTCCGGGTGACATATATCTGGTTCATGAAGATAAAAATCAGGTAATGAAAGATTTGGAATTCCTCAGAAGCCTTGAACAGCGTGCTTTTCAGCTGGTGTTAAGTGAAGAGACACATGAAAATGCCAATATTGATGATTTAAGTTATTTGAATGATATCAAATCCATTGTGAATAATCTGAAACCCTATGGTACCATATTATTGGTTACTGACACCTTTTTTGATGATTTGTCCATAGTTCAGACGGATGCAGAGGGTTTGGATAAAATCGACGGTGAATTCGATTGCGTTTTAATAAATTTAAACAAAAGCATAGCGAATGAAAGCGATGAAAAAATCGCAGCCTTGCTTTTAAAAACATTAAAAACCGTTAAGGTTGGCGGAGGAATATATATTCCAAAAACTACTTATGACCATATTCCAAATGGAAGGCTGGGCGCTGAAGCCCTTGTCAAATTCATGAACTTTAAAATCGAATTGCCAGTGCATAAATTGCCGAGAATGTTAATTGCTTCTAAAAAATAG
- a CDS encoding MFS transporter encodes MNEKANESSWFPLIVVACASFIIVLDSFFMNVSISRIVLDLNTDVSTIQMIVSFCTLITAALILFSTKLQDIVGKKKLFVIGAALFGIGIFAAVLSSSVVMFFVGWSAIKGVAAALMLPAIVSIISGTYSGKKRTIALATLGVMAGLADTLAPLIGGLITTYLSWRYTFAFELIFILFILVMQNKIPDFKPTESKSDLDIVGAILSGICLLLLVLGILTLTKDVATSIIEIILGLIVLAIFIWFELKRKRSGNVPLIDVELFRDKNLRIGTSIKLLYNIIISGTFFVMVLFFQSVLQLNPFDTGLASLPFVMALFIFSLTAPKLIGKLNHKTLMAIGCIISIVGCLILSYQFKLNVNMLDLIPGQFLLGTGLGFMMALASDVALFDVPAEGQNNASGIITTGETLGSSLGTAIIGIILILGVMGGISTAVDTYAPDYSGDEQFHQEIYNYFQKLDTMDGQDSIVVNTADIIIQNAMATVMYGLAIVLVAILILTLRIKNKNIKKQ; translated from the coding sequence ATGAATGAAAAGGCTAACGAGAGTTCTTGGTTTCCGTTAATAGTTGTGGCTTGTGCTTCCTTTATTATAGTGTTGGACTCTTTCTTCATGAATGTTAGCATTTCTCGAATTGTTCTTGATTTGAATACTGATGTTAGTACTATTCAAATGATTGTGTCGTTTTGTACTCTTATTACTGCTGCGCTGATACTGTTCAGTACCAAACTTCAGGACATAGTTGGTAAAAAGAAACTGTTTGTAATTGGCGCTGCACTTTTTGGTATCGGCATATTTGCTGCAGTATTAAGTTCAAGTGTTGTAATGTTTTTTGTAGGATGGTCAGCGATTAAAGGTGTTGCTGCGGCATTAATGCTGCCTGCCATAGTTTCAATAATAAGTGGAACATATTCAGGCAAAAAACGTACAATTGCTTTGGCAACTCTTGGGGTAATGGCAGGACTTGCAGATACTTTAGCTCCGCTCATTGGTGGGCTTATTACAACTTATCTCAGCTGGAGATACACTTTTGCATTTGAATTAATATTCATTTTATTTATTTTAGTAATGCAAAATAAAATACCTGATTTTAAACCTACAGAATCTAAAAGCGATCTTGATATTGTTGGTGCTATACTTTCCGGTATATGTCTTCTTTTGCTTGTGCTTGGTATTTTGACTCTGACTAAGGATGTTGCTACCAGCATAATTGAGATAATTTTGGGATTGATAGTCTTGGCAATCTTTATATGGTTTGAACTCAAAAGAAAAAGGTCAGGCAACGTGCCATTGATTGATGTTGAATTATTTAGGGACAAAAATTTGCGTATAGGTACATCTATTAAGTTATTATATAATATTATAATATCCGGAACATTTTTTGTAATGGTTCTGTTTTTCCAAAGTGTATTGCAGTTAAATCCATTCGATACTGGTTTGGCTTCACTTCCATTTGTTATGGCTTTGTTTATTTTTTCATTGACCGCTCCAAAACTAATAGGAAAACTGAATCACAAGACACTCATGGCAATAGGATGTATAATATCTATTGTAGGATGTCTGATTTTAAGTTATCAATTTAAATTAAATGTAAACATGCTGGATTTAATTCCCGGACAGTTTTTACTTGGGACAGGTCTTGGTTTTATGATGGCTTTAGCATCGGATGTTGCATTATTCGATGTTCCTGCTGAAGGCCAAAATAACGCATCAGGTATTATTACAACTGGTGAAACATTAGGTTCATCATTGGGTACAGCAATCATTGGAATAATTCTAATTCTTGGAGTTATGGGTGGTATCAGTACTGCAGTCGATACCTATGCACCTGATTATTCAGGAGATGAACAATTCCATCAGGAGATCTATAATTACTTCCAAAAATTAGATACTATGGATGGACAAGACAGTATTGTTGTGAATACTGCAGATATAATTATTCAGAATGCAATGGCAACCGTAATGTATGGATTAGCCATCGTGTTAGTAGCTATTTTAATTCTAACGCTGCGGATAAAAAATAAAAATATTAAAAAACAATGA
- a CDS encoding AMP-binding protein — MIDKNLNYIKYFLNLIKDFDESTVLNPDLSGIETPNLVTEEFKINKHELIEFCRKNCITESVLFLAGACLALNKFTFSNKNLIFHENNLIFTTNFENRKITIEDYLIQIQKDYKENLKYVNFSIDDLIKEYDLKSGVYYSFNKDLDLDSLGYKYDFYLNIMENHEEFILSASYNDQLYSAEYIKLFLKSINQIINQFLSIDILNSSLLDIYLVKEDEDFKFHENKTPFIHKRFEKQVEKNPDHISLVSDGERLTYGELNKKANRIANALIKKGVKPKSNMIMMIQKLLKSSILR; from the coding sequence ATGATTGATAAAAATTTAAATTATATTAAATACTTTTTAAATCTTATTAAGGATTTTGATGAAAGTACTGTTCTTAATCCTGATTTAAGTGGGATTGAAACTCCAAATTTAGTTACTGAGGAATTTAAAATTAATAAACATGAATTAATTGAATTTTGTCGAAAAAATTGCATTACTGAAAGTGTTCTTTTTTTAGCTGGGGCATGTTTGGCCTTAAATAAGTTCACGTTTTCCAATAAAAATTTGATATTTCATGAAAATAATTTAATTTTCACTACAAATTTTGAAAATAGGAAAATAACAATTGAAGATTATTTAATACAAATTCAAAAGGATTATAAAGAAAATTTAAAATATGTTAATTTTTCCATTGACGATTTGATTAAGGAATATGACTTAAAATCAGGAGTATATTATTCATTCAATAAAGATTTGGATTTAGATTCATTAGGATATAAGTATGATTTTTACCTTAATATCATGGAAAATCATGAAGAGTTCATATTGTCTGCTTCGTATAATGATCAATTATACTCTGCAGAATACATTAAATTATTCCTTAAAAGTATTAATCAAATTATCAATCAATTTTTATCAATCGATATTTTAAATTCATCTTTATTGGACATTTATCTTGTAAAGGAAGATGAAGATTTCAAATTCCATGAAAATAAAACACCATTTATACATAAACGTTTTGAAAAGCAAGTGGAAAAAAATCCAGACCACATTTCACTAGTTTCAGACGGCGAAAGATTAACTTATGGTGAACTTAATAAAAAAGCTAATAGGATTGCCAATGCTCTTATTAAAAAAGGAGTGAAACCTAAAAGCAATATGATTATGATGATCCAGAAACTGCTGAAGAGTTCAATTCTGAGGTGA
- a CDS encoding prephenate dehydrogenase produces the protein MVKKGNMTIIGATRGFGRWIAEHLNNDFNITITSPNKDRGLEVAKELNVKYIQDNIEAVQNADIIIFSVPITIMVETIKDVAPHAPEGSLLMDVCSIKTEAAEALKKYAPENVEILPCHPMFGPRVPTIKRQIIVLTPIEDRANNWLDRVKKFLIKSECEIVVTTPQEHDKYMSIVQGLTHFSFITLASTIRKLHINVKKSRSFSSPVYSLMLDMVSRIIYQNPYLYYSIQKNNKENSFARKTLINEGIYLSKLIEEGNEKDFVKNIVESSQHMDDRQEALIRSDRSIGMITQKSNVLTKSIGNELGLKDLYSKKVYVGIIKKVTSKYVVLKNHNNEEINLKISGVDILSRKEVFEWKKNNLKLENFDFTVQLPSKCNEKYLIKMFESIEGVIDAEIIDIKQIDDLKTNFTFNYSVFNKKDKKYIEEYIEGIGGTII, from the coding sequence ATGGTTAAAAAAGGCAACATGACAATAATCGGTGCTACACGAGGATTTGGCAGATGGATAGCAGAACATTTAAACAATGATTTTAATATTACAATTACAAGTCCCAACAAAGATAGAGGACTTGAAGTTGCAAAAGAGTTGAATGTCAAATATATTCAGGACAACATTGAGGCAGTACAAAATGCAGATATTATTATTTTCAGTGTACCTATAACCATCATGGTTGAAACGATAAAGGATGTGGCTCCTCATGCACCTGAAGGATCATTATTAATGGATGTCTGCAGCATAAAAACAGAAGCTGCAGAAGCTTTAAAGAAATATGCTCCTGAAAATGTTGAAATATTGCCTTGCCATCCAATGTTTGGACCACGAGTACCTACAATCAAAAGACAAATTATTGTATTGACGCCTATTGAAGACCGGGCAAATAATTGGTTAGACCGTGTAAAAAAATTTTTAATTAAATCCGAATGTGAAATTGTTGTAACAACACCACAGGAGCATGACAAGTATATGAGTATTGTTCAGGGATTAACTCATTTCTCATTCATCACACTAGCTTCAACAATTAGAAAGCTCCACATCAATGTTAAAAAATCAAGATCATTTTCAAGCCCTGTCTATAGCTTAATGCTTGATATGGTAAGTCGTATTATATATCAAAATCCTTATCTTTATTATTCCATACAGAAAAATAACAAAGAAAATTCATTTGCGAGAAAGACATTAATAAACGAAGGTATATATCTGTCGAAATTAATAGAAGAAGGCAATGAAAAGGACTTTGTAAAAAATATTGTTGAATCCTCACAACATATGGATGATCGTCAAGAGGCATTAATCCGTTCAGATAGATCAATAGGCATGATAACACAAAAATCAAATGTTTTAACAAAATCAATAGGAAATGAATTAGGTTTAAAAGATTTATATTCTAAAAAAGTATATGTGGGCATTATAAAAAAAGTCACATCAAAATATGTAGTACTAAAAAACCATAATAATGAAGAAATTAATTTAAAAATTTCTGGTGTGGATATATTATCCAGAAAAGAAGTATTTGAATGGAAAAAGAATAATCTTAAACTAGAAAATTTTGATTTTACTGTTCAGTTACCTTCAAAATGCAATGAAAAATATTTGATTAAGATGTTTGAAAGCATTGAAGGAGTTATTGATGCTGAAATAATTGATATTAAACAAATCGATGATTTAAAAACAAACTTCACATTTAACTACTCAGTATTTAATAAAAAAGATAAAAAGTATATTGAAGAGTATATTGAGGGAATAGGTGGAACAATAATTTAA
- a CDS encoding PP2C family protein-serine/threonine phosphatase has product MKTKIKQILISFISMLIINFAFSFSNFWDFGISSPHLGLLYVLGLIFGPYGALGAVFANTIIDLMNGYSISIIIPSEIFTFGISYLAYKLWYSGFKTNKITKPILDNIYHITLFLSSIFICGFIYSAFHAGLLGIYYGEHIDDIYFFVSLLNFTTLAFIFGIIGIWLCEKINFIKTPKTSKRNANKKLYRTLFYFLIILTIISLFSMLLNIDRNIIIGELVLIGILLFSYLTKPFKYKIESDNENTIIEKIIRNFLIITLTIAILGIIITILTQGLLMNINKIFKYFVFMPGLIITDTILMIFFIPSIIILKYIENKVIEPISKFSEIKPFIKKNEKIRSEELVNVYSKYINEDNEIGTLAQSYTDLIEHNNNYIENIHEIEGEKNRAEAELDIATKIQASALPTEAIETNEFIVDGYSNPAKKVGGDFFDYYMIDEDNLAIVIGDASGKGVPAALLAMTTQVMIKQILKHNKNPSEVLYSLNNQLSENNSESMFLTLWLGIYNKTTKKLIFSNAGHNPPLIKENSRFKYLKIDSGIVLGIIQDFDYLNDEIILTNELVLYTDGITDANNTKNKMYGEDRLLNFFNEFKNDGNPIVPLLNDINRFTKDAEQFDDMTLLYLKIK; this is encoded by the coding sequence ATGAAAACAAAAATAAAACAAATATTAATATCATTTATATCAATGCTGATAATAAATTTTGCATTTTCTTTTAGTAATTTCTGGGATTTTGGAATTAGCAGCCCACATCTAGGTTTGTTATATGTTTTAGGATTAATATTTGGCCCGTATGGTGCTTTAGGTGCAGTATTTGCAAATACAATAATCGATTTAATGAATGGTTATTCAATTTCAATAATTATTCCTTCAGAGATATTTACTTTTGGAATTTCATATTTGGCATATAAACTTTGGTACTCTGGTTTTAAGACCAATAAAATTACAAAACCAATATTGGATAATATTTACCACATTACACTATTCCTATCAAGCATTTTCATCTGTGGATTTATTTACTCAGCATTCCATGCAGGTTTATTAGGAATTTATTATGGTGAACACATAGATGATATCTACTTTTTTGTATCTTTGTTAAACTTTACAACTCTTGCATTTATATTTGGAATAATTGGTATTTGGCTTTGTGAAAAAATTAACTTCATAAAAACTCCAAAAACCTCCAAAAGAAATGCTAATAAAAAATTATATAGAACATTATTTTATTTTTTGATAATTTTAACAATAATATCATTATTCTCAATGTTATTAAATATTGATAGAAACATTATTATTGGAGAATTAGTTTTAATTGGAATTTTATTATTTAGCTATTTGACAAAACCTTTTAAATATAAAATAGAATCTGACAATGAAAATACAATAATTGAAAAGATTATTAGGAATTTTCTTATTATAACCTTAACCATTGCTATTTTAGGAATAATAATTACTATTTTAACTCAGGGGTTATTAATGAACATTAACAAAATATTCAAATACTTTGTTTTTATGCCAGGACTTATAATAACCGATACAATTTTAATGATATTCTTCATACCAAGCATAATTATCTTAAAATATATTGAAAATAAAGTAATAGAACCTATTTCAAAATTTTCAGAAATTAAACCATTTATTAAAAAAAATGAAAAAATTAGATCCGAGGAATTGGTTAATGTTTATTCCAAATATATTAATGAAGATAATGAAATCGGAACTCTTGCCCAATCATACACCGATTTAATAGAACATAACAATAATTATATTGAAAATATTCATGAAATTGAAGGTGAAAAAAATCGTGCTGAAGCAGAACTTGATATTGCAACCAAAATTCAAGCATCCGCACTTCCAACCGAAGCAATTGAAACAAATGAATTTATAGTTGACGGCTATTCAAATCCTGCAAAAAAAGTTGGAGGGGACTTTTTTGATTATTATATGATAGATGAAGATAATTTGGCTATTGTAATTGGTGATGCATCAGGTAAAGGTGTTCCCGCAGCATTGCTTGCAATGACAACCCAAGTTATGATTAAACAGATTTTAAAACATAATAAAAACCCTTCAGAAGTTTTATATTCATTAAACAACCAATTAAGCGAAAATAACAGTGAATCAATGTTTCTTACATTATGGCTTGGAATATACAACAAAACAACTAAAAAATTAATATTTTCAAATGCAGGACATAACCCGCCATTAATAAAAGAAAATAGTAGATTTAAATATTTAAAAATTGATTCTGGAATTGTACTTGGAATTATTCAAGACTTTGACTACTTAAATGATGAGATAATCCTAACCAATGAATTAGTATTATACACTGATGGAATAACTGATGCAAATAATACTAAAAATAAAATGTATGGTGAAGATAGGCTTTTAAACTTCTTTAATGAATTTAAAAATGATGGCAATCCAATTGTACCATTGTTAAATGACATTAATAGATTCACTAAAGATGCAGAACAATTCGATGATATGACATTATTATATTTAAAAATTAAATAA
- a CDS encoding SAP domain-containing protein → MLDFNQEKLSIKYSGNVPHDYDISLVQVTFDFIYSVLKNENTIDNAIKDISKHYALSEEYLFDYFLENKFIIDKTNKNDFFELLKNYNTKSLKRMLKEHGLKTSGKREKIEKRIFDNNLIGNDYYISSKSKVFYKNKKRRIRIFNEYLSDYYYFIEFNEFYMDNYRKKEFNIPIDFINLHIRKSAEDKKHDSFILNNKIMAQHFLKTENHDKMLEYILACFCMNLNPIWKINDLKHHLGIDRYTYENLLLLKEKLSKNIIISTYYLIWDSFNFERLILSKYEGYLYLKEILNSKDLSKMNKELDNKFYGNNNLKIKKITQKTLFDF, encoded by the coding sequence ATGTTAGATTTCAATCAAGAAAAATTATCCATTAAATATTCGGGCAATGTGCCTCACGATTATGACATTTCACTAGTGCAGGTTACTTTTGATTTTATATATTCCGTTTTAAAGAATGAAAATACTATTGATAATGCAATTAAGGATATTTCGAAACATTATGCTTTATCTGAAGAATATCTTTTTGATTATTTTCTCGAAAATAAATTTATCATTGATAAAACAAATAAAAACGATTTTTTTGAACTTTTAAAAAATTATAATACGAAATCCTTAAAAAGAATGCTTAAAGAACATGGCCTAAAGACTTCAGGCAAAAGGGAAAAAATAGAAAAACGGATATTCGATAATAATCTGATTGGAAATGATTATTACATATCCTCCAAGTCTAAAGTATTTTATAAAAATAAGAAAAGACGAATTAGGATATTTAATGAATATCTATCGGATTATTATTATTTCATTGAATTCAATGAGTTTTATATGGATAATTATCGAAAAAAGGAATTCAACATTCCAATTGACTTCATTAACCTGCATATCAGAAAATCCGCTGAGGATAAAAAACATGACTCTTTTATTTTGAATAATAAAATCATGGCACAACATTTCCTTAAAACTGAGAATCATGATAAAATGCTTGAATATATTTTAGCTTGTTTCTGCATGAATTTAAATCCGATATGGAAAATAAATGACTTGAAGCATCATTTAGGTATTGATAGGTATACTTATGAAAATTTACTGCTTTTAAAAGAAAAATTAAGTAAAAATATTATTATTTCAACTTATTATTTGATTTGGGATTCGTTTAATTTTGAAAGATTAATCCTGTCAAAATATGAAGGATATCTTTACCTGAAGGAAATATTGAATTCTAAAGACCTATCAAAAATGAATAAGGAATTGGATAACAAGTTCTATGGAAATAACAATTTAAAAATTAAAAAAATAACACAAAAAACATTATTTGATTTTTAA